The Trichomycterus rosablanca isolate fTriRos1 chromosome 15, fTriRos1.hap1, whole genome shotgun sequence genome contains a region encoding:
- the LOC134329477 gene encoding CMRF35-like molecule 1 has product MKSLLVFTFCLISAGTAADIYVTGFIGGSVEIRCPYEAGDEENMKYLCRGNCHVMNFRDIPVQSGSPPKDRRFSLYDTRYSIFIITITDLRLDDTGTYWCGVQRTGHDLFTKVQLRVTTAHPKKTTTTCTSVPETTETTPTSTGHDQSTSHPPTQQYCLAN; this is encoded by the exons ATGAAGAGTCTCCTCGTCTTCACCTTCTGTCTGATCTCAG CTGGAACTGCTGCTGATATATATGTAACTGGATTCATCGGCGGCTCAGTCGAGATCAGATGCCCCTACGAAGCCGGAGATGAAGAAAACATGAAGTATCTGTGCCGAGGTAACTGTCATGTCATGAACTTTAGAGACATTCCTGTTCAATCCGGATCTCCTCCTAAAGATCGGAGGTTCTCTCTGTATGACACAAGATACAGCATCTTCATCATCACGATCACTGATCTGAGACTGGACGATACCGGAACGTACTGGTGTGGGGTACAGAGAACAGGTCACGATCTGTTCACCAAGGTTCAGCTACGGGTTACAACAG CTCATCCTAAGAAAACAACCACGACCTGTACATCAGTGCCTGAAACCACAGAGACCACACCTACATCCACAG GTCATGACCAATCCACCTCCCACCCGCCAACACAACAATACTGTCTCGCCAACTGA